From Coffea arabica cultivar ET-39 chromosome 9c, Coffea Arabica ET-39 HiFi, whole genome shotgun sequence, one genomic window encodes:
- the LOC113707832 gene encoding E3 ubiquitin-protein ligase COP1-like isoform X3, which translates to MGGESSSIGALVPTVKSELGCNDNAAAGQREQEQEQEQQQPEAMAVEEEVAMTDRDMLCPICMQLIKDAFLTSCGHSFCYMCIVTHLQNKSDCPCCSHFLTPNHLYPNFLLNKLLMKASACQMAKTATPAEQLHKALQQGYEVSVKELDSLLSLLAEKKRTLKQQEAETNMQIMLDFLHCLRNQKLGELNESQCHMGSSTSHNWKADEKTPSGSQIIQIKDANSDLDSQQLTQSGLVVARKKRVHAQFNDLQDCYMQRRRSSTRQSQKKDERDRREGYSTGLEDFQTVLSTFTRYSRLRVVAELRHGDLFHSANIVSSIEFDRDDELFATAGVSRRIKVFEFSSVVNEPADVPCPIAEMSTRSKLSCLSWNKYTKNHIASSDYEGIVTVWDVTTHQSVMEYEEHEKRAWSVDFSRTEPSMLVSGSDDCKVKIWCTNQEASVLNIDMKANICSVKYNPGSGIHIVVGSADHHIHYYDLRNTSQPVHIFGGHRKAVSYVKFLSNSELASASTDSTLRLWDVKENIPLRTFKGHTNEKNFVGLAVNSEYIACGSETNEVFVYHKAISKPAAWHKFGSDVQDADEDAGSYFISAVCWKSDSPTMLTANSQGTIKVLLLAE; encoded by the exons ATGGGAGGCGAGAGTTCGTCAATCGGAGCGTTAGTGCCGACGGTGAAATCGGAGCTTGGGTGCAATGATAATGCAGCCGCAGGGCAGCGAGAGCAGGAGCAGGAGCAGGAGCAGCAGCAACCGGAGGCGATGGCTGTTGAAGAGGAGGTGGCGATGACGGACAGGGATATGTTGTGTCCGATATGCATGCAGTTGATTAAGGACGCGTTTTTGACCTCCTGCGGACACAGCTTTTGTTACATGTGTATCGTCACGCATTTGCAGAACAAGAGCGATTGCCCGTGCTGTTCTCATTTCCTCACTCCTAATCATCTCTACCCTAATTTCCTCCTCAACAAG TTATTGATGAAAGCCTCTGCTTGCCAAATGGCCAAGACTGCTACTCCAGCTGAACAACTTCATAAGGCATTACAACAG GGATATGAGGtgtcagtaaaggagcttgacagTCTCTTGTCTCTTCTTGCTGAGAAGAAAAGAACGTTGAAGCAACAAGAAGCTGAAACAAATATGCAAATTATGCTTGATTTCCTGCATTGTCTGAGAAATCAAAAACTTGGagagctcaatgag AGCCAGTGCCACATGGGTTCCAGTACTTCACATAACTGGAAAGCTGATGAGAAAACCCCTTCAGGCTCTCAGATAATCCAGATAAAGGATGCTAATAGTGACTTGGATTCACAGCAGCTAACTCAATCAGGACTTGTTGTAGCAAGAAAGAAGCGAGTCCATGCACAG TTCAATGACCTTCAAGACTGTTATATGCAAAGGCGACGGTCCTCGACAAGACAATCCCAAAAAAAGGATGAAAGAGACAGAAGAGAAGGTTACAGCACAGGGCTTGAAGATTTTCAGACTGTGCTCTCAACCTTTACACGATAcag TCGGTTGCGGGTTGTTGCAGAACTTAGGCATGGAGATCTTTTTCACTCTGCCAATATTGTTTCAAG TATAGAATTTGATCGTGATGATGAACTCTTTGCTACAGCTGGAGTTTCACGGCGTATCAAAGTGTTCGAATTTTCATCG GTGGTGAATGAACCAGCAGATGTCCCATGTCCTATTGCAGAAATGTCCACTCGTTCCAAGCTCAGTTGTCTCAGCTGGAACAAGTACACAAAAAATCACATAGCCAGTAGTGATTATGAGGGTATAGTGACTGTTTGGGATGTGACCACCCATCAG AGTGTGATGGAGTATGAGGAGCATGAAAAACGAGCATGGAGTGTTGATTTTTCACGTACTGAACCCTCCATGCTTGTATCCGGGAGTGATGACTGCAAG GTCAAAATTTGGTGCACGAATCAAGAAGCCAGTGTTCTTAACATTGACATGAAAGCTAACATATGTTCGGTCAAGTACAATCCTGGATCTGGCATCCACATAGTA GTGGGCTCAGCTGACCATCACATCCATTATTATGACTTGAGAAATACAAGTCAACCAGTGCATATTTTCGGTGGACACAGGAAAGCTGTTTCATATGTCAAATTTTTGTCCAACAGTGAACTAGCTTCTGCATCTACTGACAGCACATTACGCTTGTGGGATGTTAAGGAAAATATCCCA CTGCGGACTTTTAAAGGGCACACAAATGAAAAGAATTTTGTGGGTCTTGCCGTGAACAGCGAATACATTGCTTGTGGTAGTGAAACAAACGAAGTCTTTGTCTATCATAAG GCTATTTCAAAACCAGCTGCTTGGCATAAATTCGGTTCAGATGTACAGGATGCGGATGAAGATGCAGGATCTTACTTCATTAGTGCCGTGTGTTGGAAAAGTGACAGCCCGACAATGTTGACCGCCAATAGTCAAGGGACTATAAAAGTGCTTCTATTGGCTGAATAA
- the LOC113707832 gene encoding E3 ubiquitin-protein ligase COP1-like isoform X4, whose product MGGESSSIGALVPTVKSELGCNDNAAAGQREQEQEQEQQQPEAMAVEEEVAMTDRDMLCPICMQLIKDAFLTSCGHSFCYMCIVTHLQNKSDCPCCSHFLTPNHLYPNFLLNKLLMKASACQMAKTATPAEQLHKALQQGYEVSVKELDSLLSLLAEKKRTLKQQEAETNMQIMLDFLHCLRNQKLGELNELQTDLQYIKEDINSVERRRIELYRSRDRYLTNVRMLGDDPHAKLSWPSLIEKRGGGVLPCFPGPQSQCHMGSSTSHNWKADEKTPSGSQIIQIKDANSDLDSQQLTQSGLVVARKKRVHAQFNDLQDCYMQRRRSSTRQSQKKDERDRREGYSTGLEDFQTVLSTFTRYSRLRVVAELRHGDLFHSANIVSSIEFDRDDELFATAGVSRRIKVFEFSSVVNEPADVPCPIAEMSTRSKLSCLSWNKYTKNHIASSDYEGIVTVWDVTTHQSVMEYEEHEKRAWSVDFSRTEPSMLVSGSDDCKLRTFKGHTNEKNFVGLAVNSEYIACGSETNEVFVYHKAISKPAAWHKFGSDVQDADEDAGSYFISAVCWKSDSPTMLTANSQGTIKVLLLAE is encoded by the exons ATGGGAGGCGAGAGTTCGTCAATCGGAGCGTTAGTGCCGACGGTGAAATCGGAGCTTGGGTGCAATGATAATGCAGCCGCAGGGCAGCGAGAGCAGGAGCAGGAGCAGGAGCAGCAGCAACCGGAGGCGATGGCTGTTGAAGAGGAGGTGGCGATGACGGACAGGGATATGTTGTGTCCGATATGCATGCAGTTGATTAAGGACGCGTTTTTGACCTCCTGCGGACACAGCTTTTGTTACATGTGTATCGTCACGCATTTGCAGAACAAGAGCGATTGCCCGTGCTGTTCTCATTTCCTCACTCCTAATCATCTCTACCCTAATTTCCTCCTCAACAAG TTATTGATGAAAGCCTCTGCTTGCCAAATGGCCAAGACTGCTACTCCAGCTGAACAACTTCATAAGGCATTACAACAG GGATATGAGGtgtcagtaaaggagcttgacagTCTCTTGTCTCTTCTTGCTGAGAAGAAAAGAACGTTGAAGCAACAAGAAGCTGAAACAAATATGCAAATTATGCTTGATTTCCTGCATTGTCTGAGAAATCAAAAACTTGGagagctcaatgag TTACAAACTGACCTCCAGTACATTAAGGAGGATATAAATTCTGTAGAGAGACGTAGAATAGAATTATACCGGTCCAGAGATAGATATTTAACAAACGTAAGGATGCTTGGTGATGATCCTCATGCAAAATTATCATGGCCCTCTTTGATTGAAAAACGTGGTGGTGGTGTGCTACCTTGTTTTCCTGGTCCACAGAGCCAGTGCCACATGGGTTCCAGTACTTCACATAACTGGAAAGCTGATGAGAAAACCCCTTCAGGCTCTCAGATAATCCAGATAAAGGATGCTAATAGTGACTTGGATTCACAGCAGCTAACTCAATCAGGACTTGTTGTAGCAAGAAAGAAGCGAGTCCATGCACAG TTCAATGACCTTCAAGACTGTTATATGCAAAGGCGACGGTCCTCGACAAGACAATCCCAAAAAAAGGATGAAAGAGACAGAAGAGAAGGTTACAGCACAGGGCTTGAAGATTTTCAGACTGTGCTCTCAACCTTTACACGATAcag TCGGTTGCGGGTTGTTGCAGAACTTAGGCATGGAGATCTTTTTCACTCTGCCAATATTGTTTCAAG TATAGAATTTGATCGTGATGATGAACTCTTTGCTACAGCTGGAGTTTCACGGCGTATCAAAGTGTTCGAATTTTCATCG GTGGTGAATGAACCAGCAGATGTCCCATGTCCTATTGCAGAAATGTCCACTCGTTCCAAGCTCAGTTGTCTCAGCTGGAACAAGTACACAAAAAATCACATAGCCAGTAGTGATTATGAGGGTATAGTGACTGTTTGGGATGTGACCACCCATCAG AGTGTGATGGAGTATGAGGAGCATGAAAAACGAGCATGGAGTGTTGATTTTTCACGTACTGAACCCTCCATGCTTGTATCCGGGAGTGATGACTGCAAG CTGCGGACTTTTAAAGGGCACACAAATGAAAAGAATTTTGTGGGTCTTGCCGTGAACAGCGAATACATTGCTTGTGGTAGTGAAACAAACGAAGTCTTTGTCTATCATAAG GCTATTTCAAAACCAGCTGCTTGGCATAAATTCGGTTCAGATGTACAGGATGCGGATGAAGATGCAGGATCTTACTTCATTAGTGCCGTGTGTTGGAAAAGTGACAGCCCGACAATGTTGACCGCCAATAGTCAAGGGACTATAAAAGTGCTTCTATTGGCTGAATAA
- the LOC113707832 gene encoding E3 ubiquitin-protein ligase COP1-like isoform X1 produces the protein MGGESSSIGALVPTVKSELGCNDNAAAGQREQEQEQEQQQPEAMAVEEEVAMTDRDMLCPICMQLIKDAFLTSCGHSFCYMCIVTHLQNKSDCPCCSHFLTPNHLYPNFLLNKLLMKASACQMAKTATPAEQLHKALQQGYEVSVKELDSLLSLLAEKKRTLKQQEAETNMQIMLDFLHCLRNQKLGELNELQTDLQYIKEDINSVERRRIELYRSRDRYLTNVRMLGDDPHAKLSWPSLIEKRGGGVLPCFPGPQSQCHMGSSTSHNWKADEKTPSGSQIIQIKDANSDLDSQQLTQSGLVVARKKRVHAQFNDLQDCYMQRRRSSTRQSQKKDERDRREGYSTGLEDFQTVLSTFTRYSRLRVVAELRHGDLFHSANIVSSIEFDRDDELFATAGVSRRIKVFEFSSVVNEPADVPCPIAEMSTRSKLSCLSWNKYTKNHIASSDYEGIVTVWDVTTHQSVMEYEEHEKRAWSVDFSRTEPSMLVSGSDDCKVKIWCTNQEASVLNIDMKANICSVKYNPGSGIHIVVGSADHHIHYYDLRNTSQPVHIFGGHRKAVSYVKFLSNSELASASTDSTLRLWDVKENIPLRTFKGHTNEKNFVGLAVNSEYIACGSETNEVFVYHKAISKPAAWHKFGSDVQDADEDAGSYFISAVCWKSDSPTMLTANSQGTIKVLLLAE, from the exons ATGGGAGGCGAGAGTTCGTCAATCGGAGCGTTAGTGCCGACGGTGAAATCGGAGCTTGGGTGCAATGATAATGCAGCCGCAGGGCAGCGAGAGCAGGAGCAGGAGCAGGAGCAGCAGCAACCGGAGGCGATGGCTGTTGAAGAGGAGGTGGCGATGACGGACAGGGATATGTTGTGTCCGATATGCATGCAGTTGATTAAGGACGCGTTTTTGACCTCCTGCGGACACAGCTTTTGTTACATGTGTATCGTCACGCATTTGCAGAACAAGAGCGATTGCCCGTGCTGTTCTCATTTCCTCACTCCTAATCATCTCTACCCTAATTTCCTCCTCAACAAG TTATTGATGAAAGCCTCTGCTTGCCAAATGGCCAAGACTGCTACTCCAGCTGAACAACTTCATAAGGCATTACAACAG GGATATGAGGtgtcagtaaaggagcttgacagTCTCTTGTCTCTTCTTGCTGAGAAGAAAAGAACGTTGAAGCAACAAGAAGCTGAAACAAATATGCAAATTATGCTTGATTTCCTGCATTGTCTGAGAAATCAAAAACTTGGagagctcaatgag TTACAAACTGACCTCCAGTACATTAAGGAGGATATAAATTCTGTAGAGAGACGTAGAATAGAATTATACCGGTCCAGAGATAGATATTTAACAAACGTAAGGATGCTTGGTGATGATCCTCATGCAAAATTATCATGGCCCTCTTTGATTGAAAAACGTGGTGGTGGTGTGCTACCTTGTTTTCCTGGTCCACAGAGCCAGTGCCACATGGGTTCCAGTACTTCACATAACTGGAAAGCTGATGAGAAAACCCCTTCAGGCTCTCAGATAATCCAGATAAAGGATGCTAATAGTGACTTGGATTCACAGCAGCTAACTCAATCAGGACTTGTTGTAGCAAGAAAGAAGCGAGTCCATGCACAG TTCAATGACCTTCAAGACTGTTATATGCAAAGGCGACGGTCCTCGACAAGACAATCCCAAAAAAAGGATGAAAGAGACAGAAGAGAAGGTTACAGCACAGGGCTTGAAGATTTTCAGACTGTGCTCTCAACCTTTACACGATAcag TCGGTTGCGGGTTGTTGCAGAACTTAGGCATGGAGATCTTTTTCACTCTGCCAATATTGTTTCAAG TATAGAATTTGATCGTGATGATGAACTCTTTGCTACAGCTGGAGTTTCACGGCGTATCAAAGTGTTCGAATTTTCATCG GTGGTGAATGAACCAGCAGATGTCCCATGTCCTATTGCAGAAATGTCCACTCGTTCCAAGCTCAGTTGTCTCAGCTGGAACAAGTACACAAAAAATCACATAGCCAGTAGTGATTATGAGGGTATAGTGACTGTTTGGGATGTGACCACCCATCAG AGTGTGATGGAGTATGAGGAGCATGAAAAACGAGCATGGAGTGTTGATTTTTCACGTACTGAACCCTCCATGCTTGTATCCGGGAGTGATGACTGCAAG GTCAAAATTTGGTGCACGAATCAAGAAGCCAGTGTTCTTAACATTGACATGAAAGCTAACATATGTTCGGTCAAGTACAATCCTGGATCTGGCATCCACATAGTA GTGGGCTCAGCTGACCATCACATCCATTATTATGACTTGAGAAATACAAGTCAACCAGTGCATATTTTCGGTGGACACAGGAAAGCTGTTTCATATGTCAAATTTTTGTCCAACAGTGAACTAGCTTCTGCATCTACTGACAGCACATTACGCTTGTGGGATGTTAAGGAAAATATCCCA CTGCGGACTTTTAAAGGGCACACAAATGAAAAGAATTTTGTGGGTCTTGCCGTGAACAGCGAATACATTGCTTGTGGTAGTGAAACAAACGAAGTCTTTGTCTATCATAAG GCTATTTCAAAACCAGCTGCTTGGCATAAATTCGGTTCAGATGTACAGGATGCGGATGAAGATGCAGGATCTTACTTCATTAGTGCCGTGTGTTGGAAAAGTGACAGCCCGACAATGTTGACCGCCAATAGTCAAGGGACTATAAAAGTGCTTCTATTGGCTGAATAA
- the LOC113707832 gene encoding E3 ubiquitin-protein ligase COP1-like isoform X2 — translation MGGESSSIGALVPTVKSELGCNDNAAAGQREQEQEQEQQQPEAMAVEEEVAMTDRDMLCPICMQLIKDAFLTSCGHSFCYMCIVTHLQNKSDCPCCSHFLTPNHLYPNFLLNKLLMKASACQMAKTATPAEQLHKALQQGYEVSVKELDSLLSLLAEKKRTLKQQEAETNMQIMLDFLHCLRNQKLGELNELQTDLQYIKEDINSVERRRIELYRSRDRYLTNVRMLGDDPHAKLSWPSLIEKRGGGVLPCFPGPQSQCHMGSSTSHNWKADEKTPSGSQIIQIKDANSDLDSQQLTQSGLVVARKKRVHAQFNDLQDCYMQRRRSSTRQSQKKDERDRREGYSTGLEDFQTVLSTFTRYSRLRVVAELRHGDLFHSANIVSSIEFDRDDELFATAGVSRRIKVFEFSSVVNEPADVPCPIAEMSTRSKLSCLSWNKYTKNHIASSDYEGIVTVWDVTTHQSVMEYEEHEKRAWSVDFSRTEPSMLVSGSDDCKVKIWCTNQEASVLNIDMKANICSVKYNPGSGIHIVVGSADHHIHYYDLRNTSQPVHIFGGHRKAVSYVKFLSNSELASASTDSTLRLWDVKENIPANCPKGWSLFKEVLFQIVTATDDHPTSRIAALPV, via the exons ATGGGAGGCGAGAGTTCGTCAATCGGAGCGTTAGTGCCGACGGTGAAATCGGAGCTTGGGTGCAATGATAATGCAGCCGCAGGGCAGCGAGAGCAGGAGCAGGAGCAGGAGCAGCAGCAACCGGAGGCGATGGCTGTTGAAGAGGAGGTGGCGATGACGGACAGGGATATGTTGTGTCCGATATGCATGCAGTTGATTAAGGACGCGTTTTTGACCTCCTGCGGACACAGCTTTTGTTACATGTGTATCGTCACGCATTTGCAGAACAAGAGCGATTGCCCGTGCTGTTCTCATTTCCTCACTCCTAATCATCTCTACCCTAATTTCCTCCTCAACAAG TTATTGATGAAAGCCTCTGCTTGCCAAATGGCCAAGACTGCTACTCCAGCTGAACAACTTCATAAGGCATTACAACAG GGATATGAGGtgtcagtaaaggagcttgacagTCTCTTGTCTCTTCTTGCTGAGAAGAAAAGAACGTTGAAGCAACAAGAAGCTGAAACAAATATGCAAATTATGCTTGATTTCCTGCATTGTCTGAGAAATCAAAAACTTGGagagctcaatgag TTACAAACTGACCTCCAGTACATTAAGGAGGATATAAATTCTGTAGAGAGACGTAGAATAGAATTATACCGGTCCAGAGATAGATATTTAACAAACGTAAGGATGCTTGGTGATGATCCTCATGCAAAATTATCATGGCCCTCTTTGATTGAAAAACGTGGTGGTGGTGTGCTACCTTGTTTTCCTGGTCCACAGAGCCAGTGCCACATGGGTTCCAGTACTTCACATAACTGGAAAGCTGATGAGAAAACCCCTTCAGGCTCTCAGATAATCCAGATAAAGGATGCTAATAGTGACTTGGATTCACAGCAGCTAACTCAATCAGGACTTGTTGTAGCAAGAAAGAAGCGAGTCCATGCACAG TTCAATGACCTTCAAGACTGTTATATGCAAAGGCGACGGTCCTCGACAAGACAATCCCAAAAAAAGGATGAAAGAGACAGAAGAGAAGGTTACAGCACAGGGCTTGAAGATTTTCAGACTGTGCTCTCAACCTTTACACGATAcag TCGGTTGCGGGTTGTTGCAGAACTTAGGCATGGAGATCTTTTTCACTCTGCCAATATTGTTTCAAG TATAGAATTTGATCGTGATGATGAACTCTTTGCTACAGCTGGAGTTTCACGGCGTATCAAAGTGTTCGAATTTTCATCG GTGGTGAATGAACCAGCAGATGTCCCATGTCCTATTGCAGAAATGTCCACTCGTTCCAAGCTCAGTTGTCTCAGCTGGAACAAGTACACAAAAAATCACATAGCCAGTAGTGATTATGAGGGTATAGTGACTGTTTGGGATGTGACCACCCATCAG AGTGTGATGGAGTATGAGGAGCATGAAAAACGAGCATGGAGTGTTGATTTTTCACGTACTGAACCCTCCATGCTTGTATCCGGGAGTGATGACTGCAAG GTCAAAATTTGGTGCACGAATCAAGAAGCCAGTGTTCTTAACATTGACATGAAAGCTAACATATGTTCGGTCAAGTACAATCCTGGATCTGGCATCCACATAGTA GTGGGCTCAGCTGACCATCACATCCATTATTATGACTTGAGAAATACAAGTCAACCAGTGCATATTTTCGGTGGACACAGGAAAGCTGTTTCATATGTCAAATTTTTGTCCAACAGTGAACTAGCTTCTGCATCTACTGACAGCACATTACGCTTGTGGGATGTTAAGGAAAATATCCCA GCAAATTGTCCGAAGGGTTGGAGTCTTTTTAAAGAGGTGCTATTTCAAATTGTTACTGCTACAGATGACCATCCAACTAGCCGGATCGCCGCATTACCTGTATAA